The following are encoded in a window of Helicoverpa armigera isolate CAAS_96S chromosome 24, ASM3070526v1, whole genome shotgun sequence genomic DNA:
- the LOC135118625 gene encoding uncharacterized protein LOC135118625 isoform X5: protein MVASPEDDAFSFARSVSIYHVMVVSVLITILLMGFVIMCLKMAHIRQKTRSPQQRRMYVGSRARPSLGQPEPTIYVSPSNLPPPPKYECMAPPSYEEVVGVHYPQFQAQPITQPITSALAQSSSDTTTVTTISETRSNDNATRSDDAITVPRTVPVATSSS, encoded by the exons ATGGTGGCTTCACCTGAAGATGACGCGTTTTCCTTTGCTAGAAGTGTGTCCATATACCATGTCATGGTGGTATCAGTGTTGATCACAATCCTGCTCATGGGGTTCGTCATAATGTGCTTGAAGATGGCCCACATAA GACAAAAAACGCGCAGTCCGCAGCAGAGGCGAATGTATGTGGGGTCCCGGGCGCGGCCTTCGCTGGGCCAACCAGAACCCACTATATACGTCAGCCCTTCCAATTTGCCACCCCCACCCAAATATG AATGCATGGCGCCGCCCAGCTACGAGGAAGTGGTAGGAGTCCACTACCCTCAGTTCCAAGCTCAGCCAATCACGCAGCCGATCACATCAGCGCTCGCGCAATCCTCCTCAGATACCACCACAGTCACCACCATCTCCGAGACCAGAAGCAACGATAACGCAACCAGAAGCGATGACGCAATAACTGTTCCAAGAACGGTTCCAGTAGCTACTAGCTCCTCGTGA
- the LOC135118625 gene encoding uncharacterized protein LOC135118625 isoform X3: protein MESQNLSLARTLSDGVSEDPFDYETSFADIVWSALSTTTVFVIIIFIVTCIRVLIMGQKTRSPQQRRMYVGSRARPSLGQPEPTIYVSPSNLPPPPKYECMAPPSYEEVVGVHYPQFQAQPITQPITSALAQSSSDTTTVTTISETRSNDNATRSDDAITVPRTVPVATSSS, encoded by the exons ATGGAATCTCAAAATCTCAGTTTAGCGCGTACATTATCTGACGGTGTTAGTGAAGACCCGTTTGACTATGAGACTTCTTTCGCGGATATTGTGTGGTCTGCCCTCAGCACTACGACCGTATTCGTGATAATAATCTTCATAGTTACTTGCATTAGAGTACTTATTATGG GACAAAAAACGCGCAGTCCGCAGCAGAGGCGAATGTATGTGGGGTCCCGGGCGCGGCCTTCGCTGGGCCAACCAGAACCCACTATATACGTCAGCCCTTCCAATTTGCCACCCCCACCCAAATATG AATGCATGGCGCCGCCCAGCTACGAGGAAGTGGTAGGAGTCCACTACCCTCAGTTCCAAGCTCAGCCAATCACGCAGCCGATCACATCAGCGCTCGCGCAATCCTCCTCAGATACCACCACAGTCACCACCATCTCCGAGACCAGAAGCAACGATAACGCAACCAGAAGCGATGACGCAATAACTGTTCCAAGAACGGTTCCAGTAGCTACTAGCTCCTCGTGA
- the LOC135118625 gene encoding uncharacterized protein LOC135118625 isoform X2 encodes MAPQYPNVHVFDDDSSEEFNSDQKEVNDPASLSQMAFWYMIILIGMLITWLFVFFCLRIIALRQKTRSPQQRRMYVGSRARPSLGQPEPTIYVSPSNLPPPPKYECMAPPSYEEVVGVHYPQFQAQPITQPITSALAQSSSDTTTVTTISETRSNDNATRSDDAITVPRTVPVATSSS; translated from the exons ATGGCACCCCAATACCCAAATGTTCACGTTTTCGACGATGACTCTTCTGAGGAGTTCAACAGCGATCAGAAGGAAGTGAATGATCCAGCCAGTTTGAGCCAAATGGCCTTCTGGTACATGATCATACTGATCGGGATGTTGATCACCTGGCTTTTCGTGTTCTTCTGTCTGAGGATCATTGCTCTAA GACAAAAAACGCGCAGTCCGCAGCAGAGGCGAATGTATGTGGGGTCCCGGGCGCGGCCTTCGCTGGGCCAACCAGAACCCACTATATACGTCAGCCCTTCCAATTTGCCACCCCCACCCAAATATG AATGCATGGCGCCGCCCAGCTACGAGGAAGTGGTAGGAGTCCACTACCCTCAGTTCCAAGCTCAGCCAATCACGCAGCCGATCACATCAGCGCTCGCGCAATCCTCCTCAGATACCACCACAGTCACCACCATCTCCGAGACCAGAAGCAACGATAACGCAACCAGAAGCGATGACGCAATAACTGTTCCAAGAACGGTTCCAGTAGCTACTAGCTCCTCGTGA